The following proteins are encoded in a genomic region of Gemmatimonadaceae bacterium:
- a CDS encoding amidohydrolase has product MAPRHLIDAHAHFHWAGSRADFARYNDSRLHAGEVMGITCHVASILGSWGRNSPTYFASPTDVVAGNDAMYAIAAAEPGRVRAFVHVNPNHTAHALAEIARGVRAGAIGVKLSASRRADDALVDAVATAAAAHGLPVLHHIWQHRQREWGGQEASDAVDLVRLAVRHPRTNFILAHIGGGGDWAHTIEVIRGVPNVYPDTSGSGVDRGMLDAYLAAIGPQRLLWAADLTLCTGLAKLQALEVIGMPQADLDDVCWRNAVRIFPAGSFGLAGGTP; this is encoded by the coding sequence ATGGCACCTCGTCACCTCATCGACGCGCACGCGCACTTCCACTGGGCGGGTAGCCGGGCCGACTTCGCACGGTACAACGACTCGCGCCTCCATGCCGGCGAGGTGATGGGGATCACCTGCCATGTCGCGTCGATCCTCGGCAGCTGGGGGCGCAATTCCCCGACCTATTTCGCGTCGCCCACCGACGTCGTGGCGGGCAACGACGCCATGTATGCCATCGCCGCTGCGGAGCCTGGCCGCGTGCGGGCGTTCGTGCACGTGAACCCGAATCACACCGCACATGCGCTGGCGGAGATCGCGCGGGGGGTGAGGGCGGGAGCCATCGGCGTGAAGCTGAGTGCCAGCCGGCGCGCCGATGATGCACTCGTCGATGCGGTGGCGACGGCGGCGGCAGCGCACGGCCTGCCGGTGCTCCATCACATCTGGCAGCACCGCCAGCGCGAGTGGGGCGGCCAGGAGGCCAGCGACGCGGTCGACCTCGTCCGCCTGGCCGTGCGCCATCCGCGGACGAACTTCATCCTCGCTCACATCGGGGGCGGCGGTGACTGGGCCCACACCATCGAGGTGATCCGCGGCGTGCCGAATGTCTACCCCGACACCAGCGGCAGCGGCGTCGATCGCGGCATGCTCGACGCGTACCTCGCGGCGATCGGGCCCCAGCGCCTGCTCTGGGCGGCGGACCTCACGCTGTGCACCGGGCTGGCCAAGCTGCAGGCGCTCGAGGTGATCGGGATGCCGCAGGCGGATCTCGACGACGTCTGCTGGCGGAACGCCGTGCGGATCTTCCCGGCGGGCAGCTTCGGGCTCGCAGGAGGCACGCCATGA
- a CDS encoding cytochrome c3 family protein has product MTQRKKWAVIPGFLVVAAIAAGLSAWSGATARQADAAQAPGAANPLAYPTFSGPSGLNLDGVRNNTQAQALPKTTGDSGLKLDPAKGPWAYSGASSPQNYSPEQPVKFPHPQHVQKLGMNCTYCHFSAGRAQDPGLPSVSTCMGCHTLVATGKPEIKKLAQYYAKGQPVPWQRVHKVPEYVHFPHSRHANSGVTCQTCHGEVQKMTQVFQYSSLNMGWCVNCHVERKARYDCSTCHY; this is encoded by the coding sequence ATGACGCAGCGGAAGAAGTGGGCAGTGATTCCGGGGTTCCTCGTCGTTGCCGCCATCGCGGCCGGCCTCTCGGCCTGGAGCGGCGCGACCGCACGCCAGGCTGACGCGGCGCAGGCCCCGGGCGCCGCCAACCCCCTCGCCTATCCCACGTTCTCGGGCCCGAGCGGCTTGAACCTCGATGGGGTGCGCAACAACACCCAGGCCCAGGCCCTCCCCAAGACCACCGGGGACTCCGGCCTCAAGCTCGACCCGGCCAAGGGGCCGTGGGCCTACTCCGGCGCCAGTTCGCCACAGAACTATTCCCCGGAACAGCCGGTGAAGTTCCCCCACCCGCAGCACGTGCAGAAGCTCGGCATGAACTGCACCTACTGCCATTTCTCGGCCGGCCGCGCGCAGGACCCCGGACTCCCGTCGGTCTCCACCTGCATGGGGTGCCACACCCTCGTCGCCACCGGCAAGCCCGAGATCAAGAAGCTCGCGCAGTACTACGCCAAGGGGCAGCCGGTGCCGTGGCAGCGCGTGCACAAGGTGCCGGAGTACGTGCACTTCCCGCACTCCCGCCACGCGAACAGCGGTGTCACCTGCCAGACCTGCCACGGCGAGGTCCAGAAGATGACGCAGGTCTTCCAGTACTCCTCGCTCAACATGGGCTGGTGCGTGAACTGTCATGTCGAGCGCAAGGCGCGGTATGACTGCAGCACCTGCCACTACTAG
- a CDS encoding 4Fe-4S dicluster domain-containing protein, whose amino-acid sequence MSTESGATGVKRRDFLKVLGVTTAATTVTGCNTDYVRKLIPYVASPDATVPGVSNYFASTCRECAVSCGILVETRDGRALKVEGNPNTAINRGALCAKGQAALQGLYNPDRFRGPMARKNGQLTAITWDEALQTLATRLGEVRSKGQAASAVFINQHEIGSFPAFLDGWLASYGMPAHISYDADAPHAAIAAHKAAYGVAWPTFDFDAATLVVSFGADFLDGWGPSVPLQLAWADARAKIEGAPRAIYIGARRSLTGLNADTWIPARPGSELAIIQFLRGSKSVADAASASDVSAATLEELKAEITGARRSLLLAGGNAADSAAVAVEVAEYNKALGNVGTSIKPASPLGIYQRLDVPAAVYNVAERMNAGAVPVLFVRGANPVHTLPKSVKFAEGLAKVGFKVAFTSVPDETAELADLVLPDHHSLESWGDAEPTPNVLHLQQPSMEPVFKSRATADVLMDVAKKDPALAAKYPLKDYRSFIVARFPGGQSAHTVALAKGVAAGASLRAAERTTGDFTRKPVAAFAGAGDFHLVINPSPTLGTGAGANKPWLMELPDPVSKVAWQSWVEMHPMACKKLGVTRGDLVTIETAAGKVTLPVYNYLGIRPDTIAVSLGYGHKSQAGRKYDPDADRKVPFFTGYGRYAEGVGINAVDLVSGDTDAVAGSIAYTSMKAKVTKTGDNVELITTEGSARQHSRGIGQAITLAALIEGRTKKEGAGEGHAPATTTEHHGETAEHGATGPKEWGEQEHEFVGGAPHEFLPGLKSPVANDAQGDLGDPDSKAKGMYSEQHWSGMAKRRWAMTVDLSRCTGCSACVTACYSENNIPTVGASWQGRALSPTVWDTRPGANILKGREMAWIRLERYFEGAPEAETVFDPAFDTRFVPMMCQHCGNAPCEPVCPVYATYHSPDGLNVQVYNRCVGTRYCSNNCPYKVRYYNWFGYGEPERRQYAFPEPMQMQLNPDVTVRGKGVMEKCTFCVQRIREAETRADLEHRPLQGDEFTTACAQACPSKAITFGDAADPAWTVAKQVEDERAYHVFEVLNTYTAVVYLKKINHTVEA is encoded by the coding sequence ATGAGCACTGAGTCGGGAGCCACTGGCGTCAAGCGCCGCGACTTCCTCAAGGTCCTGGGTGTCACCACGGCGGCCACCACCGTCACCGGGTGCAACACGGATTACGTGCGGAAGCTGATCCCGTACGTGGCCAGCCCGGATGCCACCGTCCCTGGCGTGTCGAACTACTTCGCCAGCACCTGCCGCGAGTGTGCCGTGTCGTGCGGCATCCTGGTGGAGACGCGTGACGGCCGGGCCCTCAAGGTCGAGGGGAACCCGAACACCGCCATCAACCGCGGCGCCCTCTGCGCCAAGGGACAGGCGGCGCTCCAGGGCCTCTACAACCCCGACCGCTTCCGCGGCCCGATGGCACGCAAGAACGGACAGCTGACCGCCATCACCTGGGACGAGGCGCTGCAGACGCTCGCCACCAGGCTCGGTGAGGTGCGCAGCAAGGGGCAGGCCGCCAGTGCGGTGTTCATCAACCAGCACGAGATCGGCAGCTTCCCCGCCTTCCTCGATGGCTGGCTGGCCTCCTATGGCATGCCGGCCCACATCAGCTACGACGCCGACGCGCCGCACGCCGCGATCGCCGCACACAAGGCCGCCTACGGCGTGGCCTGGCCGACCTTCGACTTCGACGCCGCCACGCTGGTCGTGAGCTTCGGTGCCGACTTCCTCGATGGGTGGGGCCCGAGCGTCCCGCTGCAGCTGGCCTGGGCCGATGCCCGCGCCAAGATCGAGGGCGCCCCGCGGGCCATCTACATCGGCGCGCGCCGGTCACTCACCGGCCTCAATGCCGACACCTGGATCCCTGCGCGTCCCGGCTCCGAGCTCGCGATCATCCAGTTCCTGCGCGGCAGCAAGTCGGTCGCGGACGCAGCCAGCGCCTCCGACGTCTCCGCGGCGACGCTCGAGGAGCTGAAGGCCGAGATCACGGGCGCCAGGCGCTCGCTGCTCCTCGCCGGTGGCAACGCCGCTGACTCCGCCGCGGTCGCGGTCGAGGTGGCGGAGTACAACAAGGCACTCGGCAACGTCGGCACGAGCATCAAGCCCGCGTCGCCGCTCGGCATCTACCAGCGCCTCGACGTGCCGGCCGCCGTCTACAACGTGGCCGAGCGCATGAATGCCGGCGCGGTGCCGGTGCTCTTCGTGCGCGGCGCGAACCCGGTGCACACGCTCCCGAAGTCGGTGAAGTTCGCCGAGGGGCTGGCCAAGGTCGGGTTCAAGGTCGCCTTCACCAGCGTGCCGGACGAGACCGCCGAGCTGGCAGACCTCGTGCTGCCCGATCATCACAGCCTCGAGAGCTGGGGTGATGCCGAGCCGACGCCGAACGTGCTGCACCTGCAGCAGCCGTCGATGGAGCCGGTCTTCAAGAGCCGCGCGACCGCTGACGTGCTGATGGACGTGGCGAAGAAGGATCCGGCGCTGGCGGCGAAGTATCCACTCAAGGACTACCGGTCGTTCATCGTCGCGCGCTTCCCGGGCGGCCAGTCGGCACACACGGTGGCGCTCGCGAAGGGCGTCGCCGCCGGCGCCTCGCTGCGTGCGGCGGAACGGACGACGGGCGACTTCACCCGGAAGCCGGTGGCGGCGTTCGCCGGCGCCGGTGACTTCCATCTCGTCATCAACCCGTCGCCCACGCTCGGCACCGGTGCCGGCGCGAACAAGCCGTGGCTGATGGAGCTGCCGGACCCGGTCAGCAAGGTCGCATGGCAGTCGTGGGTCGAGATGCACCCGATGGCGTGCAAGAAGCTTGGCGTCACGCGCGGCGACCTGGTCACCATCGAGACGGCGGCTGGCAAGGTCACGCTGCCCGTCTACAACTACCTGGGGATCCGGCCCGACACGATCGCCGTCTCGCTCGGCTACGGCCACAAGAGCCAGGCGGGCCGGAAGTACGATCCGGACGCCGACCGGAAGGTGCCGTTCTTCACCGGGTACGGCCGCTACGCCGAGGGGGTCGGCATCAACGCCGTGGACCTCGTCAGTGGCGACACGGATGCCGTGGCCGGCTCGATCGCGTACACGAGCATGAAGGCGAAGGTCACGAAGACCGGCGACAACGTCGAGCTGATCACGACCGAGGGGTCGGCCCGGCAGCATTCGCGCGGCATCGGCCAGGCGATCACGCTGGCGGCGCTCATCGAGGGCCGGACGAAGAAGGAAGGGGCAGGCGAGGGCCATGCGCCGGCCACCACCACCGAGCATCACGGTGAGACGGCCGAGCATGGCGCGACGGGCCCGAAGGAGTGGGGTGAGCAGGAGCACGAGTTCGTCGGCGGCGCGCCGCACGAGTTCCTCCCTGGCCTCAAGAGCCCGGTGGCCAACGACGCGCAGGGTGACCTCGGCGATCCCGACTCGAAGGCGAAGGGCATGTACTCCGAGCAGCACTGGAGTGGCATGGCCAAGCGCCGCTGGGCAATGACGGTGGACCTGAGCCGCTGCACCGGCTGCTCGGCCTGCGTCACCGCCTGCTACAGCGAGAACAACATCCCGACCGTCGGCGCGAGCTGGCAGGGCCGGGCACTGTCGCCGACCGTGTGGGACACGCGCCCCGGTGCGAACATCCTGAAGGGGCGCGAGATGGCGTGGATCCGCCTCGAGCGGTACTTCGAGGGGGCTCCGGAGGCCGAGACGGTGTTCGACCCGGCGTTCGACACGCGGTTCGTGCCCATGATGTGCCAGCACTGCGGCAACGCCCCGTGCGAGCCGGTCTGCCCGGTGTACGCGACGTACCACTCGCCGGACGGCCTCAATGTGCAGGTGTACAACCGCTGCGTGGGCACGCGCTACTGCAGCAACAACTGCCCGTACAAGGTCCGCTACTACAACTGGTTCGGCTACGGCGAGCCGGAGCGTCGCCAGTACGCGTTCCCCGAGCCGATGCAGATGCAGCTCAACCCGGACGTGACCGTCCGCGGCAAGGGCGTGATGGAGAAGTGCACGTTCTGCGTGCAGCGCATCCGCGAGGCCGAGACACGCGCCGACCTCGAGCACCGTCCGCTGCAGGGCGACGAGTTCACCACCGCCTGTGCGCAGGCCTGTCCCTCGAAGGCGATCACCTTCGGTGACGCCGCGGATCCGGCGTGGACGGTGGCGAAGCAGGTGGAGGACGAGCGAGCGTACCACGTCTTCGAGGTGCTCAACACCTACACGGCCGTGGTCTACCTGAAGAAGATCAACCACACGGTCGAGGCCTGA
- a CDS encoding heparinase II/III family protein: MSLFLDHRALCGRREFLRDPDALGGLAGSLQRELHAALDVPVPAGKSRLTRQGGRCARCTVLLAFDPRRPFAHACPQCGTVYDDRVHHEWWLMNAHLWTAEQCTRAAALAFLRDDDLAARRADAILEAYTARYLQWPNRDNALGPTRPFFSTYLESIWLLHLAIALDLRMAAAGGATALHAAALDRLVAPSSALIASFDEGRSNRQVWHAAALLASAHLLDDAAMRDRAGASVVALIREGLHDDGSWYEGENYHLFAHRGLLSGVTLAERAGIGVPAGLLERFERGFAVPFRTMLPDGTFPARRDSQYGVALRQYRTADWVECGLARRDTPPLRAALAMLYADWPSPGDTGRAHSTADAERNQPGLRLTRADCGWRALLLAVPALPPLEDAALRSELLEGQGLAVFRRRAGAFWVGLDYGDPGDGHGHPDRLNVVIATRQSRWLDDVGTGSYTSPTLAWYRSSLAHNAPMVDGCDQGEAHGTLLAHDEQADAGWVSAEFTDPRSAVTFVRTLVVLDGYVIDELTWTSARDVVVDVPMQAQRIADPRITWAAAPSHRTEWLVDPQQAALPAGTHSSLVLRGLPSPAGGPADPGALTFTCSIWSATDALLWSAGTIGPPAGSAHGLVALRQSGRAGRSLRVFASPGAIADVGVDDGAITVTCADQSVTTHRRTATGWRISTSRNSVTVHEFSCELGGVRDRPAAPARATRTAGESVAVVRTSRQNVVAITLGEAQYRQTEVPWHLAGQPTAQVFVTGLQAGMLIITVAAQFNRPPHFAPARDENPLDNELSDVNSDGVQLHWRSLVDGITWNGALAVPAGDMVRLTAVHGNLDGLEAAWSLEGSTVQVVFSLPCPPSAPEFSFCVCVNDCPPGRERRRGQLVLGGREGETAYLRGARQPPDRAVRVLFEPEHP; encoded by the coding sequence GTGAGCCTCTTTCTCGACCATCGAGCCCTCTGCGGGCGCCGGGAGTTCCTTCGCGATCCCGACGCGCTCGGCGGCCTCGCCGGGTCGCTGCAGCGCGAACTGCACGCGGCGCTCGACGTGCCGGTGCCGGCCGGCAAGTCCCGCCTCACGCGGCAGGGGGGGCGATGCGCGCGCTGCACGGTGCTGCTGGCGTTCGACCCGCGGCGGCCGTTCGCGCATGCGTGTCCGCAGTGTGGCACCGTGTACGACGACAGGGTGCACCACGAATGGTGGCTGATGAACGCGCACCTCTGGACCGCCGAGCAGTGCACGCGGGCGGCAGCACTGGCGTTCCTGCGCGACGACGACCTCGCCGCCCGGCGCGCCGACGCGATCCTCGAGGCGTACACCGCGCGCTACCTGCAGTGGCCCAACCGCGACAACGCACTCGGCCCCACGCGCCCGTTCTTCAGCACCTATCTCGAGTCGATCTGGCTGCTGCACCTCGCCATCGCGCTCGACCTGCGCATGGCAGCCGCCGGTGGTGCGACGGCCCTCCACGCGGCGGCGCTCGACCGGCTCGTCGCGCCATCGTCGGCGCTGATCGCGTCGTTCGACGAGGGGCGCAGCAACCGGCAGGTCTGGCATGCTGCCGCGCTGCTCGCCTCGGCACACCTGCTCGATGACGCCGCCATGCGCGACCGCGCGGGTGCGTCGGTGGTGGCGCTGATCCGCGAGGGGCTGCACGACGATGGAAGCTGGTACGAGGGTGAGAACTACCACCTCTTCGCGCATCGCGGACTCCTCTCCGGTGTGACGCTCGCCGAGCGTGCCGGCATCGGGGTCCCGGCGGGACTGCTGGAGCGCTTCGAGCGCGGGTTCGCCGTGCCGTTCCGCACGATGCTGCCCGACGGCACGTTCCCCGCACGGCGTGACAGCCAGTACGGCGTGGCATTGCGCCAGTACCGGACGGCGGACTGGGTCGAGTGCGGCCTCGCGCGCCGTGACACGCCGCCGCTGCGCGCCGCGCTCGCCATGTTGTATGCCGACTGGCCGTCGCCGGGTGACACCGGGCGGGCCCACTCCACGGCCGACGCGGAACGCAACCAGCCAGGCCTGCGGCTCACGCGCGCCGACTGTGGCTGGCGCGCCTTGCTGCTCGCAGTGCCCGCCCTGCCGCCACTGGAGGATGCCGCGCTGCGCTCCGAACTGCTGGAGGGGCAGGGGCTTGCGGTGTTCCGACGGCGGGCTGGCGCGTTCTGGGTTGGGCTCGACTACGGCGACCCCGGCGACGGACACGGACATCCCGACCGGCTCAACGTCGTCATCGCCACCCGGCAGTCGCGCTGGCTCGACGACGTCGGCACCGGCAGCTACACCTCGCCCACGCTCGCATGGTATCGCAGCTCCCTGGCCCACAACGCGCCGATGGTGGATGGGTGTGACCAGGGCGAGGCGCACGGCACGCTGCTCGCGCACGACGAGCAGGCTGATGCCGGCTGGGTGTCGGCGGAGTTCACGGACCCGCGCAGCGCGGTGACCTTCGTACGAACGCTAGTCGTGCTGGACGGGTACGTCATCGACGAGCTCACCTGGACTTCGGCTCGCGACGTCGTCGTCGACGTGCCGATGCAGGCGCAGCGCATTGCCGACCCGCGAATCACGTGGGCAGCCGCACCGTCCCATCGCACCGAGTGGCTGGTTGACCCGCAGCAGGCCGCGCTGCCGGCCGGCACTCACAGTTCCCTGGTGCTCCGCGGCCTGCCCTCGCCGGCCGGTGGCCCCGCGGATCCCGGCGCGCTGACGTTCACCTGCTCGATCTGGAGCGCCACCGACGCGCTGCTCTGGTCAGCCGGTACGATCGGCCCGCCGGCCGGCAGCGCGCATGGCCTCGTTGCCCTCCGCCAGTCCGGCCGTGCCGGTCGCAGCCTGCGCGTTTTTGCCTCCCCGGGCGCCATCGCCGATGTCGGCGTCGATGACGGTGCGATCACCGTCACCTGCGCCGACCAGTCCGTCACGACGCATCGTCGCACCGCGACCGGCTGGCGCATCAGCACCAGCCGCAATTCGGTGACAGTGCACGAATTCTCGTGCGAACTCGGCGGCGTGCGTGACCGGCCTGCCGCGCCGGCGCGGGCTACCCGCACCGCCGGTGAGTCGGTCGCCGTCGTCCGGACCTCGCGGCAGAACGTCGTGGCGATCACGCTCGGCGAGGCCCAGTACCGCCAGACCGAAGTGCCCTGGCACCTCGCCGGACAGCCCACTGCCCAGGTCTTCGTGACCGGCCTGCAGGCGGGGATGCTCATCATCACCGTCGCGGCGCAGTTCAACCGTCCGCCGCACTTCGCGCCAGCCCGCGACGAGAATCCGCTCGACAACGAGCTCAGCGATGTGAACAGCGATGGCGTGCAGCTCCATTGGCGATCGCTGGTCGACGGCATCACCTGGAACGGGGCGCTCGCCGTGCCGGCCGGTGACATGGTCCGCCTCACCGCCGTGCACGGCAATCTCGACGGCCTCGAGGCTGCCTGGTCGCTGGAGGGGAGCACCGTGCAGGTCGTGTTCTCGCTGCCATGCCCGCCATCGGCCCCCGAGTTCAGTTTCTGCGTCTGCGTCAACGACTGCCCGCCGGGCCGCGAGCGACGTCGCGGGCAGCTCGTGCTTGGCGGACGCGAGGGGGAGACCGCCTATCTTCGGGGAGCGCGACAGCCTCCTGACCGCGCCGTCCGCGTCCTCTTCGAACCCGAGCATCCGTGA
- a CDS encoding ABC transporter permease, with translation MAHLLRRSGTALVLLWLVCTLTFALVHAAPGDAALLLLPPEADAATLARLRTELGLDAPLVQQYARWLGNIAQGDLGTSLATGRPVVERLAEALPVSLGLGAASLTLTVLLGVLVGSTQARRAGSGVDTGLTILSTTLYSAPTFWLSLAFVAAVTVGASSLGVPPAWRLPAFAMRDPGVLDPSAAPLDLFRHAVLPVLVLTLTGAAGVARFARAAIVEAAQGEHRRTALAKGVTATAAWRHHVVRVALPSIAALVALAVPGIVAGSVFVEGVFAWPGMGRLLLGAVAQRDHPVILAVTLLYAAVVIMTNLLTDLLLPLLDPRRGRA, from the coding sequence GTGGCCCACCTGCTCCGCCGCTCCGGCACCGCGCTCGTCCTGCTCTGGCTGGTCTGCACGCTGACGTTTGCGCTGGTGCACGCGGCTCCGGGTGATGCGGCGCTGCTCCTGCTGCCGCCAGAGGCGGACGCGGCGACGCTGGCGCGACTGCGCACGGAGCTTGGCCTGGATGCCCCGCTGGTGCAGCAGTACGCGCGCTGGCTCGGGAATATCGCGCAGGGCGACCTCGGGACCAGCCTCGCCACCGGACGCCCGGTGGTGGAGCGGCTGGCCGAGGCGCTGCCGGTGTCGCTGGGGCTTGGCGCCGCCTCGCTCACGCTGACGGTGCTGCTGGGCGTGCTGGTGGGCAGCACACAGGCGCGCCGCGCCGGGAGCGGCGTCGACACGGGGCTCACGATCCTGAGCACGACGCTCTACTCCGCGCCGACCTTCTGGCTCTCGCTGGCGTTCGTCGCCGCCGTCACCGTCGGCGCCTCGTCACTGGGCGTGCCCCCCGCGTGGCGCCTCCCGGCGTTCGCGATGCGTGACCCGGGGGTGCTCGATCCCTCGGCGGCGCCGCTGGACCTGTTCCGTCATGCCGTGCTGCCGGTGCTGGTGCTGACACTGACCGGGGCCGCCGGCGTGGCACGCTTCGCACGCGCCGCGATCGTCGAGGCCGCCCAGGGCGAGCATCGCCGCACGGCGCTGGCAAAGGGCGTGACGGCGACGGCGGCGTGGCGCCATCACGTCGTGCGCGTGGCGCTGCCGTCGATCGCGGCGCTGGTGGCGCTGGCGGTGCCGGGCATCGTGGCCGGCTCGGTGTTCGTGGAAGGGGTGTTCGCGTGGCCGGGCATGGGGCGGCTGCTGCTCGGTGCCGTCGCGCAGCGCGACCATCCCGTGATCCTCGCGGTGACGCTGCTGTATGCCGCAGTGGTGATCATGACGAACCTGCTCACCGACCTGCTGCTGCCACTGCTCGACCCGCGCCGGGGGCGTGCATGA
- a CDS encoding aminotransferase class III-fold pyridoxal phosphate-dependent enzyme translates to MTPDWRARATAVIPGGSSTGSKRPASLFGPAHEGPTHLTEARGCRIRTAGGDWLIDLTSALGAVALGYADPGVSDAVAVAARRGPVAGLSYVDEVTLAERLCGRIASAEQVRFLKTGAEACAAAIRIARTHTGRDRVLGSGYFGWLDWWSDSAGVPVGAHADYMPLPFNDRAAWHDAFARHADRVAAVIVEPIVETMADPDWLGDLRAHCDRLGAVLIFDEVKTGFRIDPGGAQAGLGVAPDLTVIGKALANGYPLAAVLGRAEVMAATERTWISSTLATELTALAAAHAVLDRHDALPVCATLADTGRALREVIARAAQDAGRELRTVGHDAMFIIRWPDQDTEDRTLAALRTAGVLAKRGPYQFATTAMLPADVAEVGEAFHRALTQ, encoded by the coding sequence ATGACGCCCGACTGGCGCGCGCGCGCCACTGCCGTCATCCCCGGTGGCAGTTCCACCGGCAGCAAGCGCCCCGCCAGCCTGTTCGGGCCGGCGCACGAGGGTCCGACCCACCTCACCGAGGCCCGCGGCTGCCGCATCCGCACCGCGGGCGGCGACTGGCTCATCGACCTCACCTCCGCCCTCGGCGCGGTGGCGCTCGGCTACGCCGATCCCGGGGTCTCCGACGCCGTGGCCGTCGCGGCACGGCGTGGGCCGGTCGCCGGCCTCTCGTATGTGGACGAGGTGACCCTCGCGGAACGCCTGTGCGGGCGCATCGCGTCGGCCGAGCAGGTGCGCTTCCTCAAGACCGGCGCCGAGGCGTGTGCCGCCGCCATCCGCATCGCGCGGACACACACCGGACGCGACCGGGTCCTTGGCAGCGGCTATTTCGGCTGGCTCGACTGGTGGTCCGACTCCGCCGGCGTACCGGTCGGTGCACATGCCGATTACATGCCGCTGCCCTTCAATGACCGGGCAGCCTGGCACGACGCCTTCGCGAGGCATGCCGACCGGGTGGCCGCCGTGATCGTCGAGCCGATCGTCGAGACGATGGCGGATCCGGACTGGCTCGGTGACCTCCGCGCGCACTGCGACCGGCTGGGCGCGGTCCTGATCTTCGACGAGGTGAAGACCGGATTCCGGATCGATCCCGGTGGCGCGCAGGCCGGGCTCGGTGTGGCGCCGGACCTGACCGTGATCGGCAAGGCGCTGGCCAACGGCTATCCGCTCGCCGCGGTGCTGGGACGTGCGGAGGTGATGGCGGCCACCGAACGCACGTGGATCTCGAGCACACTGGCCACGGAGCTGACCGCACTCGCTGCGGCGCACGCTGTGCTCGACCGGCACGACGCACTCCCCGTGTGTGCCACGCTCGCGGACACCGGACGGGCGTTGCGGGAGGTCATCGCACGGGCGGCGCAGGATGCCGGTCGCGAACTCCGGACCGTCGGGCACGACGCGATGTTCATCATCCGCTGGCCGGACCAGGACACCGAGGATCGCACGCTGGCGGCGCTGCGCACGGCCGGCGTGCTGGCGAAGCGTGGGCCGTACCAGTTCGCGACCACTGCCATGCTCCCCGCCGACGTCGCCGAAGTCGGCGAGGCGTTCCACCGCGCGCTCACCCAGTGA
- a CDS encoding ABC transporter permease translates to MSVGIPFRVRVSLVVLAVLTLACTLGPLLQRDPTAVGDVLSLRFRAPLTADAGGWHLFGTDAFGRDVLGRLLLAGRLSLLVGVAGAVLSGVVGTVLGAVAGWRAGVADTVITSASDTLQAIPRLVLLLACAALWRPGIPTLVTVLALTGWMGVARLVRAEVLGLAGRDFVASATVLGASSWRTLTRHVIPNAVAPALVATTLGIGNAILLESGLSFLGLGVQPPAPSWGNMIAGGREHLVTAPWVALAPGLAVVATVTAATLVGDWLQARAAGRSAAG, encoded by the coding sequence ATGAGCGTCGGAATCCCGTTCCGCGTCCGCGTGTCACTGGTCGTGCTGGCCGTGCTGACGCTGGCGTGCACGCTGGGCCCGCTGCTGCAGCGGGACCCCACCGCAGTCGGCGACGTGCTGTCGCTGCGGTTCCGCGCGCCGCTGACGGCGGACGCCGGCGGGTGGCACCTCTTCGGCACCGACGCCTTCGGTCGTGACGTGCTCGGACGGCTGCTGCTCGCCGGCCGCCTGTCGCTGCTGGTGGGTGTGGCCGGCGCGGTGTTGAGCGGCGTGGTCGGCACCGTGCTCGGTGCGGTGGCCGGGTGGAGGGCCGGCGTGGCCGACACCGTGATCACCTCCGCCTCCGACACACTGCAGGCGATCCCGCGGCTGGTGCTGCTGCTGGCCTGTGCCGCGCTCTGGCGACCGGGGATCCCGACGCTGGTGACCGTGCTGGCGCTCACCGGCTGGATGGGCGTGGCGCGGCTGGTGCGCGCCGAGGTACTGGGCCTGGCGGGGCGCGACTTCGTGGCGTCGGCCACGGTGCTCGGCGCGTCATCGTGGCGGACGCTCACACGGCACGTGATCCCGAACGCGGTCGCGCCGGCGCTCGTGGCCACGACGCTCGGCATCGGCAACGCGATCCTGCTGGAGAGTGGCCTCAGCTTCCTCGGGCTCGGCGTGCAGCCGCCGGCGCCGAGCTGGGGCAACATGATCGCCGGGGGGCGCGAGCACCTCGTGACGGCACCGTGGGTGGCGCTGGCGCCGGGGCTGGCGGTGGTGGCGACGGTGACGGCGGCGACCCTCGTCGGCGACTGGCTGCAGGCGCGTGCGGCGGGGCGTTCGGCGGCGGGGTGA